In Schaalia sp. JY-X169, the following are encoded in one genomic region:
- a CDS encoding aldo/keto reductase family protein: MVEYRYLGNSGLKITEITYGNWVTHGLQVDRDKAIATVHRALDLGITSFDTADVYANTGAEKILGKALKGIPREDLEIFTKVYWPVGNRGPNNAGLSRKHIFDGIHGSLRRLKVDYVDLYQAHRFDYETPLEETMRAFGDIVRQGKAMYIGVSEWTAEQIREGHALAEELGFQLVSNQPQYSALWRVIEDKVVPTCEELGMSQIVWSPMAQGVLSGKYIPGEQPPAGSRATDDKGGANFVKRFMDLETLQAVQRLKPIAAEAGLSMPQMAIAWVLANPNVAAALVGASRPEQLDETVKASGITLDADTVEAINSTLAGVSNQDPQATYSVSPRTRPI; encoded by the coding sequence ATGGTTGAATATCGCTACTTAGGCAATTCCGGACTGAAAATCACTGAGATCACCTACGGCAACTGGGTGACACACGGCCTTCAAGTCGATCGAGACAAGGCCATCGCAACGGTGCACCGCGCCCTCGACCTCGGCATCACCTCTTTTGACACCGCAGACGTGTACGCAAACACGGGGGCGGAGAAGATCCTTGGTAAGGCGTTGAAGGGCATCCCCCGGGAGGACCTGGAGATTTTCACCAAGGTGTACTGGCCGGTTGGCAATAGGGGCCCGAACAACGCGGGACTGTCACGCAAGCACATTTTTGACGGCATCCATGGTTCACTACGGCGCTTGAAGGTCGACTACGTGGACCTCTACCAGGCTCACCGCTTCGACTATGAAACTCCCCTCGAAGAGACGATGCGCGCGTTTGGCGACATTGTTCGCCAGGGCAAAGCCATGTACATCGGGGTGTCGGAGTGGACGGCTGAGCAGATTCGGGAAGGACACGCCCTCGCCGAAGAACTTGGCTTTCAGTTGGTGTCCAACCAGCCCCAGTATTCGGCGCTGTGGCGTGTTATCGAAGACAAGGTCGTCCCAACCTGTGAAGAGCTTGGCATGTCACAGATCGTCTGGTCGCCCATGGCTCAGGGTGTCCTCTCTGGGAAGTACATTCCTGGCGAGCAGCCTCCCGCGGGATCACGCGCCACAGATGACAAGGGCGGGGCGAACTTCGTCAAGAGGTTCATGGATCTAGAGACCCTGCAGGCCGTGCAGCGCCTCAAGCCGATTGCGGCCGAGGCCGGACTCTCGATGCCGCAGATGGCCATCGCATGGGTGCTAGCAAATCCAAATGTTGCCGCCGCACTAGTGGGTGCATCACGGCCAGAGCAGCTGGATGAAACCGTGAAGGCATCCGGGATCACCCTGGACGCAGACACGGTGGAGGCAATCAACTCGACACTGGCCGGTGTGAGCAACCAGGATCCTCAGGCGACCTACTCAGTTTCCCCACGCACGCGCCCGATCTAG
- a CDS encoding phage holin family protein encodes MTSPSEEGIEVVVEEVEWIDPTPPKRARRTRPTPPAPHASIPVLIENAVQEVKSYFESQLEVLKLRAKRTASQAAASIVMIVAAVLFALLLLWWTFHTAEVALALVVPAWAAALIVWGILLLLVIIFAAVGAIMALGAKNDAPNPKEMVEDDIQTLKSDLTQAKEGLDK; translated from the coding sequence ATGACTTCCCCTAGTGAAGAGGGCATCGAAGTAGTTGTGGAAGAGGTGGAATGGATTGATCCAACACCTCCAAAGCGTGCCCGACGGACTCGGCCCACACCTCCGGCTCCACACGCGTCGATTCCGGTGCTCATTGAGAATGCAGTCCAAGAGGTCAAGAGCTACTTTGAGTCCCAGTTGGAGGTGTTGAAGCTCAGGGCCAAGAGGACAGCTAGCCAGGCCGCAGCTTCGATCGTCATGATCGTTGCTGCCGTCCTTTTTGCCCTGCTTCTCCTGTGGTGGACATTCCACACCGCCGAGGTCGCTTTGGCATTGGTAGTACCCGCTTGGGCAGCTGCCCTGATCGTCTGGGGCATTCTTCTTCTCTTGGTCATCATCTTCGCGGCCGTTGGGGCGATTATGGCTTTGGGAGCAAAGAATGATGCACCGAACCCCAAAGAGATGGTCGAAGATGACATTCAGACGCTTAAGTCTGACCTCACACAAGCCAAGGAAGGACTGGACAAGTGA